A region from the Stutzerimonas stutzeri genome encodes:
- the rph gene encoding ribonuclease PH: MKRPSGRAADQLRSIRITRNYTKHAEGSVLVEFGDTKVICTASIENGVPRFLKGQGQGWLTAEYGMLPRATGERNQREASRGKQGGRTLEIQRLIGRSLRAALDMSKLGENTIYIDCDVIQADGGTRTASITGAMVALVDALKLLKKRGGLKGGDPLKQMVAAVSVGIYQGEPVLDLDYLEDSAAETDLNVVMTSAGGFIEVQGTAEGAPFQPEELNAMLALAQDGMKELFALQLAALAD, encoded by the coding sequence ATGAAGCGACCCAGTGGCCGCGCCGCCGACCAGCTGCGTTCGATCCGCATCACCCGCAACTACACCAAGCATGCCGAAGGGTCGGTGCTGGTGGAGTTCGGTGATACCAAGGTGATCTGCACCGCCAGCATCGAAAATGGCGTGCCGCGCTTTCTCAAGGGGCAGGGACAAGGCTGGTTGACCGCCGAGTACGGCATGCTGCCACGTGCCACGGGCGAGCGTAACCAGCGCGAAGCCAGCCGCGGCAAACAGGGCGGCCGTACCCTGGAGATCCAACGATTGATCGGACGCTCGCTGCGTGCAGCGCTGGACATGAGCAAGCTGGGCGAGAACACCATCTACATCGATTGCGATGTGATTCAGGCTGATGGCGGCACCCGCACCGCCTCGATTACCGGTGCGATGGTGGCGTTGGTCGATGCGCTGAAACTGTTGAAGAAGCGCGGCGGGTTGAAGGGCGGCGATCCGCTCAAGCAGATGGTTGCCGCGGTGTCGGTGGGCATCTACCAGGGTGAGCCGGTGCTCGATCTGGATTATCTGGAAGATTCGGCAGCCGAAACCGATCTCAACGTGGTGATGACCAGTGCCGGCGGTTTCATCGAGGTGCAGGGCACTGCCGAAGGTGCGCCGTTCCAGCCGGAAGAGCTCAACGCCATGCTCGCGCTGGCGCAAGACGGCATGAAAGAGCTGTTCGCGCTGCAGCTGGCTGCGCTGGCCGATTGA
- the gmk gene encoding guanylate kinase, with the protein MSASTGTLYIVSAPSGAGKTSLVKALLDAQPHVRVSVSHTTRPMRPGEVDGVNYHFVSREEFVQRMERGEFLEHAEVFGNLYGTSQRWLEQTLNEGYDLILEIDWQGAQQVRRLMPQAKSIFILPPTQEALRQRLTNRGQDSDEVIEKRMREAVSEMTHYVEYDYLVINDDFAHALIDLQAIFRANQLLQASQQQRFRSLLDELLA; encoded by the coding sequence ATGTCAGCCTCCACCGGTACGCTCTACATCGTTTCCGCGCCTTCCGGGGCCGGCAAGACCAGCCTGGTCAAAGCCTTGCTCGATGCGCAACCGCACGTGCGCGTCTCGGTCTCGCACACCACCCGCCCCATGCGCCCGGGCGAGGTGGACGGGGTCAATTACCACTTCGTCAGCCGCGAAGAATTCGTCCAACGTATGGAGCGTGGAGAATTTCTGGAGCACGCCGAAGTATTCGGCAACCTCTACGGCACGTCGCAGCGCTGGCTCGAACAGACACTGAACGAAGGCTATGACCTGATCCTCGAAATCGACTGGCAGGGCGCCCAGCAGGTTCGCCGACTGATGCCCCAGGCCAAATCGATTTTCATCCTGCCGCCAACCCAGGAAGCCCTGCGCCAACGCCTCACCAACCGCGGCCAGGACAGCGACGAGGTCATCGAGAAACGTATGCGCGAAGCGGTCAGCGAGATGACGCACTATGTCGAGTACGACTACCTGGTGATCAACGACGACTTCGCCCATGCCTTGATCGACTTGCAGGCGATTTTCCGCGCCAACCAACTGTTGCAGGCCTCGCAACAGCAACGCTTCCGCAGCCTGCTGGACGAACTGCTCGCCTGA
- a CDS encoding OmpA family protein, translating to MSKSLRPLLLLCLLALLGGCATGDYVVLLDSPDGSTGAVVVEDAKGQTRIDRSHQGMVIGGQGAGSGPFKVSELRISHDFSAALAAQPALPQRFELYFEIGSAELTEPSERAFAQVVEAIRQRGPSAVSVIGHTDTLSGPVWNERLGLIRARAVADRLRDQAMDVIELSVSSHGERNLLIQTPDGVAEPHNRRVEVSVR from the coding sequence GTGAGCAAATCGCTGCGTCCGCTATTGCTGTTGTGCCTTCTCGCGCTGCTGGGCGGCTGTGCGACCGGCGATTACGTGGTGCTGCTGGACAGCCCCGACGGTAGCACTGGCGCGGTGGTAGTCGAAGACGCCAAGGGCCAGACGCGGATCGACCGCAGCCACCAGGGCATGGTGATCGGCGGCCAGGGGGCCGGCTCCGGCCCATTCAAGGTCAGCGAGCTGCGCATTTCTCACGATTTTTCGGCGGCGCTGGCGGCCCAGCCGGCGTTGCCGCAGCGCTTTGAACTGTATTTCGAGATCGGCAGCGCAGAGCTGACCGAGCCGTCGGAGCGCGCCTTCGCGCAGGTCGTCGAGGCCATCCGGCAGCGCGGGCCATCGGCCGTCTCGGTGATCGGTCATACCGATACGCTCAGTGGCCCGGTCTGGAACGAGCGGCTGGGCCTGATCCGCGCGCGGGCGGTGGCCGACCGGTTGCGCGATCAGGCCATGGACGTGATCGAGCTGAGCGTGTCCTCGCACGGAGAGCGCAACCTGTTGATCCAGACGCCCGATGGCGTGGCCGAGCCGCATAACCGGCGGGTCGAGGTCAGCGTTCGCTGA
- a CDS encoding FecR family protein, with translation MMMWERLGAMLHSVRLLVAVGLLLPSIGQAQDSVEPIGYIMTVQGEATVTSRGQTIEAAVGQAVVQGAVLRTGAGGSLGVTLSDSTVMSFGPNSEFTIDEYAFEPAHEALRLSARISRGTLNFISGVIAKLKPEAVELKTPSGTIGVRGTHFLVKVGP, from the coding sequence ATGATGATGTGGGAACGCCTTGGCGCCATGCTGCACAGCGTCCGGTTGTTGGTGGCCGTCGGTCTGCTGCTGCCTTCGATAGGGCAGGCGCAAGACTCGGTCGAGCCGATCGGCTACATCATGACGGTGCAGGGCGAGGCGACGGTCACCAGCCGCGGCCAGACCATCGAGGCGGCTGTCGGCCAGGCGGTGGTGCAGGGCGCCGTGCTGCGCACCGGTGCGGGTGGCTCGTTGGGGGTGACGCTCAGCGATAGCACGGTCATGTCGTTTGGTCCCAACAGCGAGTTCACCATCGATGAATATGCGTTCGAGCCGGCCCACGAGGCATTGCGCTTGAGCGCGAGGATCAGCCGAGGCACCTTGAATTTCATTTCTGGCGTCATCGCCAAGCTCAAGCCCGAGGCGGTAGAACTGAAGACACCCTCCGGCACCATCGGCGTGCGCGGCACTCATTTCCTGGTGAAGGTCGGCCCGTGA
- a CDS encoding CHASE2 domain-containing protein, with the protein MRLNTASGTLASRLLLALAGLLAACVLYLAEPLILQSLRNSLFDQYQRWQPRPAPAQSMVRVVDIDEASLARLGQWPWPRDLLARLLEQLQQAGAAVVVFDVLFAEPDRSSPSSVLDRADLPEEVAAALAKLPDHDQRFAEALARQAAVLGFAAIPTPSRNTPLSRFGVQLRTDAKTAAFSTYAGAISALPLLEKAAKGNGAMTFRPDADGVVRRVPVMIRVGEHLLPSLMAEALRVYLGQDRYRVETAETGAVEQVAIGRLALPTNRRGELWLHYRRDMSAQTLPAWRVLEGGMTESLSGSIVLVGSSAQGLQDLRFGPLGAMLPGVQVHAQAIEQALTGTPLQQPFWAAPAEALSLLLAGLLLSLLTLSSGAVTAAWVAVALVAALNALAWWAYSRHGLLLDALTLSIGLLLVYLGASLARHRASERQHRWVRDAFSRYISPNLVGHLVRHPEQLHLGGERRCCSFVFTDITDFTALMERESPEQVVGMLNDYLEGIIQIAFRHEGTLERIVGDGMAILFSAPLVQPDHKSRALACALEIRRFTRSYTTAQQAAGLPLGRTRIGAHCGEVVVGNFGGATLFDYRALGDAVNVAARLEGLNRYLGTDLCVSEDIRSANPDVPMRTIGDVWLKGKAVPIRLYEPCASTADEDYDAAYALLASEHEQAVEAFERLHSERPDDALVHYQLQRLRAGQCGERILMTEK; encoded by the coding sequence GTGAGGCTGAACACAGCGTCCGGCACGCTGGCGTCACGTCTGTTGCTGGCGCTTGCCGGCCTGCTCGCCGCCTGCGTGCTGTACCTAGCCGAACCGCTGATACTGCAGAGCCTGCGCAACAGTCTGTTCGACCAGTATCAGCGATGGCAGCCAAGACCGGCGCCTGCACAGAGCATGGTGCGGGTGGTGGATATCGACGAAGCCAGCCTCGCCCGCCTTGGCCAGTGGCCCTGGCCACGAGACCTGCTGGCACGGCTGCTGGAGCAACTGCAGCAAGCCGGCGCTGCGGTGGTGGTATTCGACGTGCTGTTCGCCGAACCGGATCGCAGCTCTCCCTCGAGCGTTCTGGACCGAGCGGACCTTCCGGAGGAAGTCGCCGCCGCGCTGGCCAAGCTGCCCGACCATGATCAGCGATTCGCCGAAGCGCTCGCCCGGCAAGCCGCCGTACTGGGCTTCGCCGCCATACCTACGCCGTCGCGCAATACACCGCTGAGCCGCTTCGGCGTGCAGCTACGCACCGACGCGAAAACCGCTGCTTTCTCGACCTACGCAGGCGCCATCTCTGCGCTGCCGCTGCTGGAGAAAGCCGCAAAGGGTAACGGCGCCATGACCTTCCGCCCCGACGCCGACGGCGTGGTGCGACGCGTACCGGTAATGATTCGAGTGGGGGAGCACTTGCTCCCTTCGCTCATGGCCGAAGCGTTGCGAGTCTACCTGGGGCAAGATCGTTACCGCGTCGAGACCGCCGAAACCGGTGCGGTCGAGCAGGTCGCCATCGGCCGTTTGGCGCTCCCGACCAACCGCCGCGGCGAGCTCTGGCTGCACTATCGCCGCGACATGAGCGCCCAGACCCTGCCTGCCTGGCGCGTGCTGGAAGGCGGCATGACCGAATCCCTCAGCGGCAGCATCGTACTGGTTGGCAGCTCGGCGCAGGGGCTGCAGGACCTACGTTTCGGCCCGCTTGGCGCGATGCTTCCCGGCGTCCAGGTGCATGCACAAGCGATCGAACAGGCTTTGACTGGCACACCGTTGCAACAACCGTTCTGGGCAGCCCCGGCCGAGGCGCTGAGCCTGCTATTAGCCGGGCTCCTGTTAAGCCTCCTGACCTTGAGCAGCGGCGCAGTCACCGCCGCATGGGTCGCAGTGGCGTTGGTAGCAGCGTTGAATGCACTTGCCTGGTGGGCCTACTCACGTCACGGCCTGCTGCTCGACGCGCTGACGCTGTCGATCGGCCTGCTGCTGGTCTACCTCGGCGCAAGCCTGGCGCGGCACCGCGCCAGCGAGCGGCAACATCGCTGGGTGCGGGATGCCTTCTCGCGCTACATCTCACCGAACCTGGTCGGCCACCTGGTGCGCCATCCCGAGCAACTGCATCTGGGTGGCGAGCGTCGCTGCTGCAGTTTCGTGTTCACCGACATCACAGACTTCACCGCACTGATGGAGCGAGAGTCGCCTGAACAGGTGGTGGGCATGCTCAATGACTATCTCGAAGGCATCATTCAGATCGCCTTTCGCCATGAAGGCACGCTCGAGCGAATCGTCGGGGACGGCATGGCGATTCTCTTCTCCGCGCCACTGGTACAGCCCGATCACAAATCCCGCGCCTTGGCCTGCGCGCTGGAAATCCGCCGATTCACTCGCAGCTACACGACGGCCCAGCAGGCCGCTGGTCTGCCGCTGGGGCGTACCCGCATCGGGGCGCATTGCGGTGAGGTGGTGGTCGGCAACTTCGGCGGCGCCACGCTGTTCGACTACCGAGCCCTGGGCGACGCGGTCAATGTTGCGGCACGCCTGGAAGGCCTGAACCGCTATCTGGGCACCGACCTCTGCGTTTCAGAGGACATCCGCAGCGCCAACCCGGACGTGCCGATGCGGACCATTGGCGACGTATGGCTCAAGGGCAAGGCGGTCCCGATCCGCCTTTACGAACCCTGCGCGAGCACCGCGGACGAAGACTACGACGCGGCGTACGCGCTGCTCGCGAGCGAGCACGAACAAGCCGTCGAGGCCTTCGAGCGGCTCCATAGCGAGCGACCGGACGATGCCTTGGTGCACTATCAGTTGCAGCGCCTACGGGCCGGCCAGTGCGGCGAGCGCATCCTGATGACGGAGAAATGA
- a CDS encoding AAA family ATPase has protein sequence MKTPRLLQGRRGLALSVLLALVVAACLGYWQFKPGVPATPPTSAAATMLETLRESTAPWDADRRDLSALMGDLRGAAIASAALGKHAVYISLIDGQRYWVPDQSGRVAQLLLDQYVSSEGQLFPLTLFETDGEAPWYKALVPYAPFVLLLIGALGYLAIKSQAFRVQRKGSGIAFADVIGASEAKQALSDVTAYLRDPAAYTALGARPPKGVLLTGEPGTGKTQLAKALATESNASFIQVTGSDFSSMYFGVGIQKVKALFRTARKQAPCIIFIDEIDGIGKRAEQQRSSDAESNRIINQFLAEMDGFDGASGVLVLGATNFPNSLDPALVREGRFDRSIAVGLPGLSDREALFRLYADKIRAEADLDFAQLARNTVGLTPAAIAYIVNHAALLAARAAAKTVTMAHFVDAVETCRIGEQPSGVTPMSPTDRKRIAVHEAGHALVAAALKVGRVEKVTILPRGQALGVTLVTPVEDKRLHMESELRNRIQMLLAGRGAEQLYFNEVSSGAGQDLQEASKIALSMVGALGMGPNGSLLSLQAVRDAHIEFDSGESIRAADNLLKQLDRECMALLQRLKPALDEIADRLLAEETVPGEEVLAAIERLPQQHHEASVSSIIGHAMSTIDRVAASAMDNADFLELAPVEQPEDDGPGML, from the coding sequence ATGAAGACACCACGTCTGCTGCAAGGTCGTCGCGGCCTTGCGCTCTCCGTTTTGCTGGCACTGGTCGTAGCCGCCTGTCTGGGCTACTGGCAATTCAAGCCCGGTGTACCGGCCACGCCACCCACCAGTGCTGCGGCCACCATGCTCGAAACCCTGCGCGAATCCACCGCCCCCTGGGACGCGGACCGTCGAGACCTCTCTGCGCTCATGGGCGATCTGCGCGGCGCGGCCATCGCCAGTGCCGCCTTGGGCAAGCACGCCGTCTATATCAGCCTGATCGACGGCCAGCGCTACTGGGTTCCGGATCAATCCGGCCGGGTAGCCCAGCTGTTGCTCGACCAGTATGTCAGCAGCGAAGGACAGCTGTTCCCCCTGACACTGTTCGAGACCGACGGTGAAGCACCCTGGTACAAGGCGCTGGTGCCTTACGCACCCTTCGTTCTCCTGTTGATCGGCGCGCTCGGCTACCTGGCGATCAAGAGTCAGGCGTTCCGAGTGCAACGCAAGGGCAGCGGCATCGCCTTCGCCGATGTGATCGGCGCCAGCGAGGCCAAGCAGGCCCTGAGCGACGTGACCGCCTATCTGCGTGATCCGGCGGCGTATACCGCCCTCGGCGCGCGGCCGCCCAAGGGCGTGCTGTTGACCGGCGAACCCGGCACCGGCAAGACCCAGCTGGCCAAGGCACTGGCCACCGAGTCCAACGCCAGCTTCATCCAGGTGACCGGCAGCGATTTCTCCTCGATGTATTTCGGCGTCGGCATTCAGAAGGTCAAGGCACTGTTTCGTACCGCACGCAAGCAGGCGCCATGCATCATCTTCATCGACGAGATCGACGGCATCGGCAAACGCGCCGAGCAGCAGCGTTCCAGCGATGCCGAGAGCAACCGCATCATCAACCAGTTCCTCGCCGAGATGGATGGCTTCGATGGCGCCAGCGGCGTGCTGGTGCTGGGTGCCACCAACTTCCCCAACTCGCTGGATCCCGCGCTGGTGCGCGAAGGTCGCTTCGACCGCTCCATCGCCGTCGGCCTGCCGGGGCTGAGCGACCGCGAAGCGCTGTTCCGCCTCTATGCCGACAAGATCCGCGCCGAGGCGGACCTGGACTTCGCGCAACTGGCGCGCAACACCGTCGGCCTGACGCCCGCAGCCATTGCCTACATCGTCAATCATGCAGCGCTGCTCGCCGCCCGTGCGGCCGCGAAAACCGTGACCATGGCGCATTTCGTCGACGCCGTGGAAACCTGCCGCATCGGTGAGCAACCCTCGGGCGTGACGCCGATGTCGCCGACCGACCGCAAGCGCATCGCCGTGCACGAGGCCGGTCATGCTCTGGTCGCTGCCGCTCTGAAAGTCGGCCGAGTGGAAAAGGTCACCATCCTGCCGCGCGGTCAGGCACTAGGCGTGACGCTGGTAACGCCGGTGGAAGACAAGCGCCTGCACATGGAGTCCGAACTGCGCAATCGCATCCAGATGCTGCTGGCCGGTCGCGGCGCCGAGCAACTGTACTTCAACGAAGTGTCCTCGGGCGCCGGCCAGGATTTGCAGGAAGCCTCGAAGATCGCACTGTCGATGGTCGGTGCGCTGGGCATGGGGCCGAATGGTTCGCTGCTGAGCCTGCAGGCTGTCCGTGACGCGCACATCGAGTTCGATTCCGGCGAATCCATTCGTGCAGCGGACAACCTGCTCAAACAACTGGATCGCGAATGCATGGCCCTGCTGCAGCGGTTGAAGCCAGCACTGGACGAGATCGCCGATCGCCTGCTGGCCGAAGAAACCGTACCCGGCGAAGAGGTGTTGGCGGCCATCGAGCGCTTGCCGCAGCAGCATCACGAAGCAAGCGTCAGCTCGATCATCGGTCACGCCATGAGCACCATCGACCGAGTCGCAGCCAGCGCCATGGACAACGCCGATTTCCTGGAACTGGCACCAGTGGAGCAACCGGAAGACGACGGCCCGGGCATGCTCTAG
- a CDS encoding YicC/YloC family endoribonuclease has translation MIHSMTAFARAEQAGDHGTLSWEIRSVNHRYLEPHLRLPDAFRDLEGAVREALRKGLSRGKVECTLRFAEDTAGRSMQVDRERASQLVTAAESVAALIKQPAPLNPLEILSWPGVLVGDSADPQALNSAALQLFHDTLEQLKSGRQREGEELARLINERLDAIAEETATLRSQVPHMLAAQRQKILDRCAEMRVEMDPQRLEQELVLLAQKSDVAEELDRLVTHVGEVRRVLKSGGAAGRRLDFLMQELNREANTLGSKAIDTRSTQAAVNLKVLIEQMREQVQNIE, from the coding sequence ATGATCCACAGCATGACCGCCTTCGCACGCGCTGAGCAGGCCGGCGACCACGGCACCCTCAGCTGGGAGATCCGCTCGGTGAACCACCGCTATCTGGAGCCGCACCTGCGCCTGCCGGATGCGTTCCGGGACCTGGAGGGCGCGGTCCGCGAGGCGCTGCGCAAAGGGCTGTCGCGTGGCAAGGTCGAATGCACCCTGCGCTTTGCCGAGGACACCGCGGGGCGCTCGATGCAGGTCGACCGCGAGCGTGCCAGCCAACTGGTCACCGCGGCCGAAAGCGTTGCTGCACTGATCAAGCAACCCGCCCCGCTCAATCCGCTCGAGATCCTGTCCTGGCCGGGCGTTCTGGTAGGCGATTCAGCGGATCCGCAGGCCCTCAACAGCGCCGCGCTGCAGCTGTTCCATGACACCCTGGAGCAATTGAAGAGTGGCCGCCAGCGTGAGGGCGAAGAGCTTGCCCGCCTGATCAACGAGCGCCTCGATGCCATCGCTGAAGAAACGGCCACGCTACGCTCCCAAGTCCCACACATGCTCGCAGCCCAGCGGCAGAAGATCCTCGACCGCTGCGCCGAGATGCGTGTCGAAATGGACCCGCAACGGCTCGAACAGGAACTGGTACTGCTCGCACAGAAGAGTGACGTCGCCGAAGAACTGGATCGCCTCGTCACGCACGTCGGCGAGGTACGTCGCGTGCTGAAGTCCGGCGGGGCCGCCGGCCGGCGTCTGGATTTCCTCATGCAAGAGCTCAATCGCGAAGCCAATACCCTGGGGTCCAAGGCGATCGACACCCGCAGCACTCAGGCGGCGGTAAACCTCAAGGTGCTCATCGAACAGATGCGCGAGCAAGTCCAGAACATCGAATAG
- a CDS encoding RidA family protein, producing MSKTVINTDKAPAAIGTYSQAIKAGNTVYLSGQIPLDPKSMELVEGFEAQTVQVFENLKAVAEAAGGSLKDIVKLNIFLTDLGNFATVNEVMSRYFQQPYPARAAIGIAALPKAAQVEMDAVLVLD from the coding sequence ATGAGCAAGACCGTCATCAATACCGACAAAGCCCCCGCCGCCATCGGCACCTACTCCCAGGCGATCAAGGCCGGAAATACCGTCTACCTGTCCGGACAGATTCCGCTGGACCCGAAAAGCATGGAGCTGGTGGAAGGCTTCGAAGCTCAAACCGTGCAGGTCTTCGAGAACCTCAAGGCAGTGGCCGAAGCCGCCGGCGGCTCGCTGAAAGACATCGTCAAGCTCAACATCTTCCTTACCGACCTGGGCAACTTCGCCACGGTCAACGAAGTCATGAGCCGCTATTTCCAGCAACCCTATCCGGCCCGAGCCGCCATCGGCATCGCTGCGCTGCCCAAGGCCGCGCAGGTGGAAATGGACGCCGTTCTGGTACTCGACTGA
- the spoT gene encoding bifunctional GTP diphosphokinase/guanosine-3',5'-bis pyrophosphate 3'-pyrophosphohydrolase, translating to MPAIDALADRLSTYLGADQVNLVRRAYFYAEQAHDGQRRRSGEAYVTHPLAVANILADMHMDHQSLMAAMLHDVIEDTGIAKEALTAQFGETVAELVDGVSKLTQMKFETKAEAQAENFQKMAMAMARDIRVILVKLADRLHNMRTLEVLAGEKRRRIAKETLEIYAPIANRLGMHAMRVEFEDLGFKAMHPMRSERIRAAVRRARGNRNEIVEKIEQSLIHCLEREGLHGEVVGREKHLFSIYKKMRGKRKAFNEIMDVYAFRIVVDKVDTCYRVLGAVHSLYKPLPGRFKDYIAIPKANGYQSLHTTLFGMHGVPIEIQIRTREMEEMANNGIAAHWLYKSNGDEPPKGTHARARQWVKGVLELQERAGNSLEFIESVKIDLFPDEVYVFTPKGSIMELPKGSTAVDFAYAVHTDVGNTCIACRVNRRLAPLSQALESGSTVEIVTAPGARPNPAWLNFVVTGKARTHIRHALKLQRRSESINLGERLLNKALTGFETSLESIPQERIKAVLNEYQMEVIEDLLEDIGLGNRMAYVIARRLLSSDGAQAPSAEGPLAIRGTEGLVLNYAKCCTPIPGDPIVGHLSAGKGMVVHLDTCRNIAEVRHNPDKCIQLSWSKDVTGEFNVELRVELEHQRGLIALLAGSVNAADGNIEKIGMDERDGRISVVQLVVSVHDRVHLARVIKKLRAIKGVMRITRMKA from the coding sequence TTGCCGGCCATAGACGCTCTTGCCGATCGCCTGTCGACCTACCTCGGCGCGGACCAGGTCAACCTGGTGCGCCGTGCCTATTTCTACGCCGAGCAGGCCCACGACGGCCAGCGTCGGCGCAGCGGTGAAGCCTACGTCACCCACCCCCTCGCGGTAGCCAACATCCTCGCTGACATGCACATGGACCATCAGAGCCTGATGGCGGCCATGCTGCATGACGTCATCGAGGACACCGGCATCGCCAAGGAAGCGCTCACCGCGCAGTTCGGCGAAACCGTCGCCGAACTGGTGGACGGCGTCAGCAAGCTGACCCAGATGAAGTTCGAGACCAAGGCCGAGGCCCAGGCCGAGAACTTCCAGAAGATGGCCATGGCCATGGCCCGCGACATTCGCGTGATTCTGGTTAAGCTCGCCGACCGCCTGCACAACATGCGCACGCTCGAGGTGTTGGCCGGTGAGAAACGCCGGCGTATCGCCAAGGAAACCCTGGAAATCTACGCACCCATCGCCAACCGGCTGGGCATGCATGCCATGCGTGTGGAGTTCGAGGACCTGGGCTTCAAGGCCATGCACCCGATGCGTTCGGAACGCATCCGCGCCGCCGTCCGCCGCGCCCGTGGCAACCGTAACGAGATCGTCGAGAAGATCGAGCAGTCGCTGATCCACTGCCTCGAGCGCGAAGGCCTGCACGGCGAGGTAGTCGGCCGTGAAAAGCACCTGTTCAGCATCTACAAGAAGATGCGCGGCAAGCGCAAGGCGTTCAACGAGATCATGGACGTCTACGCCTTCCGCATCGTGGTCGACAAGGTCGACACCTGTTACCGCGTACTCGGTGCGGTGCACAGTCTCTACAAGCCGCTGCCCGGCCGCTTCAAGGACTACATCGCGATCCCCAAGGCCAACGGCTACCAGTCGCTGCACACCACCCTGTTCGGCATGCACGGCGTTCCCATCGAGATCCAGATCCGCACTCGCGAAATGGAAGAGATGGCGAACAACGGCATCGCCGCCCACTGGCTGTACAAGTCCAACGGCGACGAGCCCCCCAAGGGGACCCACGCGCGAGCCCGACAGTGGGTCAAGGGCGTGCTGGAACTCCAGGAGCGAGCCGGCAACTCGCTGGAGTTCATCGAAAGCGTGAAGATCGACCTGTTCCCGGACGAGGTCTACGTCTTTACGCCCAAGGGCAGCATCATGGAGCTGCCCAAGGGTTCGACCGCGGTGGATTTCGCCTACGCCGTGCATACGGACGTCGGCAATACGTGCATCGCCTGTCGCGTCAACCGACGCCTGGCGCCGCTGTCGCAGGCGCTGGAAAGCGGCAGTACGGTGGAAATCGTTACCGCTCCAGGCGCCAGACCGAATCCTGCGTGGCTCAATTTCGTGGTCACTGGCAAGGCACGTACGCATATCCGTCACGCGCTCAAGCTGCAACGCCGCTCGGAGTCGATCAATCTCGGCGAACGGCTGCTGAACAAGGCACTTACCGGCTTCGAAACCAGCCTGGAAAGCATTCCTCAAGAGCGCATCAAAGCGGTGCTCAACGAATATCAGATGGAGGTCATCGAAGACCTGCTCGAAGACATCGGGCTGGGGAATCGAATGGCCTACGTCATCGCTCGGCGCCTGCTGTCGAGTGACGGCGCGCAGGCGCCGAGTGCCGAAGGACCTCTGGCGATCCGCGGCACCGAGGGGCTGGTACTGAACTACGCCAAGTGCTGCACGCCGATCCCTGGCGACCCCATCGTCGGCCACCTGTCGGCGGGCAAAGGCATGGTGGTGCACCTGGATACCTGCCGAAACATTGCCGAAGTCCGCCACAACCCCGACAAATGCATCCAGCTGTCCTGGTCCAAGGATGTCACTGGCGAGTTCAACGTGGAGCTGCGGGTCGAGCTGGAGCACCAGCGCGGCCTGATCGCCCTGCTGGCAGGCAGCGTCAACGCGGCCGATGGCAACATCGAGAAGATCGGCATGGACGAGCGCGACGGCCGTATCAGTGTCGTTCAGCTGGTGGTCAGCGTGCATGACCGGGTGCATCTGGCCCGGGTGATCAAAAAACTGCGCGCCATCAAGGGCGTCATGCGCATCACGCGGATGAAGGCCTAG
- the rpoZ gene encoding DNA-directed RNA polymerase subunit omega produces the protein MARVTVEDCLDNVDNRFELVMLATKRSRQLATGGKEPKVAWENDKPTVVALREIASGLVDYDVIAQDDIVDDEPLFVQYEEEPNEAL, from the coding sequence ATGGCCCGCGTTACCGTTGAAGACTGTCTGGACAACGTAGATAACCGCTTCGAGCTGGTCATGCTCGCCACCAAGCGCTCGCGCCAGCTGGCGACCGGCGGCAAGGAGCCCAAGGTGGCCTGGGAAAACGACAAGCCGACCGTCGTGGCGTTGCGTGAAATCGCCTCCGGACTGGTCGACTACGACGTTATCGCGCAAGACGATATCGTCGACGACGAGCCGCTGTTCGTTCAGTACGAGGAAGAACCCAACGAGGCTCTCTGA
- a CDS encoding DUF4870 domain-containing protein: MSDQELMPQPSAQARQWAMFCHYSAFFWFLVPMIGNVLGPLIVWQLKKDMDPFVDEQGKEALNFQITFSILLMICGMLAWILIGFPLMALISVVALVLVVIAGIRANEGKPYRYPFCWRIVK; the protein is encoded by the coding sequence ATGTCTGATCAGGAATTGATGCCGCAGCCCTCCGCGCAAGCGCGTCAGTGGGCCATGTTCTGTCATTACTCGGCGTTCTTCTGGTTTCTGGTGCCGATGATCGGCAATGTACTGGGGCCGCTGATCGTCTGGCAGTTGAAGAAGGACATGGACCCCTTCGTCGACGAGCAGGGCAAGGAGGCGCTGAACTTCCAGATCACCTTCAGCATTCTGCTGATGATCTGCGGCATGCTGGCCTGGATTCTGATCGGTTTCCCGCTGATGGCGCTGATCAGCGTGGTGGCGTTGGTGCTGGTGGTGATCGCCGGCATCCGCGCCAACGAAGGCAAGCCTTATCGCTATCCGTTCTGCTGGCGGATCGTCAAATAG